A genomic window from Pseudomonas leptonychotis includes:
- the phaC gene encoding class II poly(R)-hydroxyalkanoic acid synthase yields the protein MRDQPAKRALPVRSSVMNAQNAMVGLRGRDLFSTLRGLALQGFKQPIHSARHVAALGGQLGRVLLGDKPFKVNPQDPRFADPTWRDNPLYSRSLQAYLACQKQLNSWIDESSLDADDRARARFVATLLGDALAPSNTLLNPQVIKELFNSGGSSLLKGVTHLVDDLVNNDDMPSQVSKHAFEVGRNVATTSGAVVFRSEMLELIQYKPMSEKQYAKPLLIVPPQINKYYIFDLSSEKSFVQYALKNGLQTFVVSWRNPDPRHREWGLSSYVEALEKAIDACREITGSKDVNLLGACAGGLTIAALQGHLQAKRQLRKVASATYMVSLLDSQIDSPAMLFADELTLEAAKRRSYQQGVLDGRDMARVFAWMRPNDLIWNYWINNYLLGKQPPAFDILYWNNDNTRLPAALHGDLIDFFKHNPLTHPRGLEVCGTPVDMQKVTVDSFSVAGINDHITPWDAVYRSTLLLGGNRRFILSNSGHIQSILNPPGNPKSNYLENPKLTGDPRAWYHDAKHVQGSWWPVWLDWMQERSGEQSDTLMALGNQHYPAMEAAPGTYVHVR from the coding sequence ATGCGAGACCAACCCGCCAAACGCGCCCTGCCTGTACGCAGCAGCGTGATGAATGCCCAAAATGCAATGGTCGGTCTACGCGGCCGCGACCTGTTCTCAACCTTGCGCGGCCTGGCCCTGCAGGGGTTCAAACAACCTATTCACAGCGCCCGGCATGTTGCCGCGCTGGGCGGCCAACTGGGCCGCGTGCTGCTGGGTGACAAGCCGTTCAAGGTCAACCCGCAAGACCCCCGCTTTGCTGACCCAACTTGGCGGGACAATCCACTCTACAGCCGCAGCCTACAAGCTTACCTGGCCTGCCAAAAACAGCTGAACAGCTGGATCGATGAAAGCAGCCTGGACGCTGACGACCGAGCCCGCGCGCGGTTTGTCGCCACTTTGCTGGGTGATGCGTTAGCACCCAGCAATACCCTGCTCAACCCGCAGGTGATCAAGGAACTGTTCAATAGTGGTGGCAGCAGCCTGCTCAAGGGCGTGACTCACCTGGTCGATGACTTGGTGAACAACGACGACATGCCCAGCCAAGTCAGCAAGCATGCCTTTGAAGTCGGCCGCAACGTAGCCACTACCAGCGGCGCCGTGGTGTTTCGCAGCGAGATGCTGGAGCTGATCCAGTACAAGCCGATGAGTGAGAAACAGTACGCCAAGCCACTGCTGATCGTGCCGCCACAAATCAACAAGTACTACATTTTCGATCTTTCCAGCGAGAAGAGCTTCGTCCAATACGCCCTGAAAAACGGCCTGCAGACGTTCGTTGTCAGCTGGCGCAACCCCGACCCACGACACCGCGAGTGGGGCCTTTCGAGCTATGTGGAAGCCCTGGAAAAGGCCATAGACGCCTGCCGCGAAATCACCGGCAGCAAGGACGTCAACCTGCTTGGCGCCTGCGCCGGCGGCCTGACGATTGCCGCTCTACAAGGCCACCTGCAGGCCAAGCGACAGCTGCGCAAAGTGGCCAGCGCCACTTACATGGTCAGCCTGTTAGACAGCCAAATTGATAGCCCGGCCATGCTGTTTGCCGACGAACTGACCTTAGAGGCGGCCAAACGCCGTTCCTATCAACAAGGCGTACTGGATGGCCGCGACATGGCGCGAGTGTTTGCCTGGATGCGCCCCAACGACTTGATCTGGAATTACTGGATCAACAATTACCTGCTCGGCAAGCAGCCGCCGGCCTTCGACATTCTTTACTGGAACAACGACAACACCCGCCTGCCGGCTGCCCTGCATGGCGACCTGATCGACTTTTTCAAACACAACCCGTTGACCCACCCGCGCGGCTTGGAAGTCTGCGGCACGCCGGTCGATATGCAAAAAGTCACAGTGGACAGCTTCAGTGTTGCCGGCATCAACGATCACATCACGCCCTGGGATGCGGTGTATCGCTCGACATTATTGTTGGGCGGCAATCGGCGCTTCATCCTGTCCAACAGCGGGCATATTCAAAGCATCCTCAACCCGCCAGGCAACCCCAAGTCCAACTACCTGGAAAACCCTAAGCTGACGGGTGACCCGCGCGCCTGGTACCACGACGCCAAACACGTGCAGGGCAGCTGGTGGCCAGTGTGGCTGGATTGGATGCAGGAGCGCTCCGGCGAACAGAGCGACACCCTGATGGCCCTGGGTAACCAGCACTACCCCGCCATGGAAGCCGCACCCGGCACCTATGTGCATGTCCGCTAA
- the phaZ gene encoding poly(3-hydroxyalkanoate) depolymerase yields the protein MSLPFVFRTIELDGQTLRTAVRPGNGTMTPLLIFNGIGANLELVMPFVRALDPDLEVIAFDVPGVGGSSTPSTPYRFPGLAKLAARMLDYLDYGQVNAIGVSWGGALAQQFAHDYPERCKKLILAATSAGAVMIPGKPKVLWCMASPRRYVQPSYGVQIAPEIYGGAFRRDPKLALAHASKVRSGGKMGYYWQLFAGLGWTSIHWLHKIRQPTLVMAGDDDPLIPLVNMRLLAWRIPNSELHVIDDGHLFLVTRAEAVAPIIMKFLEEERQRAIMHPQPAPARTIG from the coding sequence ATGTCGCTACCTTTCGTATTCCGTACCATTGAACTGGACGGCCAGACACTCCGTACCGCGGTTCGCCCCGGCAACGGCACCATGACACCGCTGCTGATTTTCAACGGCATCGGTGCCAACCTGGAACTGGTCATGCCGTTCGTGCGCGCACTCGACCCAGACCTGGAAGTCATCGCTTTCGATGTGCCCGGTGTGGGCGGCTCTTCAACGCCTAGCACGCCGTATCGCTTTCCAGGCTTGGCCAAGTTGGCGGCACGCATGCTCGATTACCTCGACTACGGTCAGGTCAATGCGATTGGCGTGTCTTGGGGCGGCGCATTGGCGCAACAATTCGCCCACGACTACCCGGAGCGTTGCAAGAAGCTGATCCTCGCGGCCACCTCGGCTGGCGCGGTGATGATCCCAGGCAAACCCAAGGTGCTCTGGTGCATGGCCAGCCCACGGCGCTACGTGCAGCCGTCCTATGGCGTGCAAATTGCCCCGGAAATTTATGGCGGCGCGTTCCGCCGCGACCCGAAACTGGCCCTGGCGCATGCCAGTAAAGTCCGTTCAGGCGGCAAGATGGGCTACTACTGGCAGCTGTTCGCCGGCCTCGGCTGGACCAGCATTCACTGGTTGCACAAGATCCGCCAACCGACCTTGGTAATGGCCGGTGACGACGACCCGCTGATCCCGCTGGTGAATATGCGCCTGCTGGCCTGGCGTATTCCCAACTCGGAACTACACGTGATCGACGATGGTCATTTGTTTCTAGTAACCCGCGCCGAGGCCGTTGCACCGATCATCATGAAGTTTCTTGAAGAAGAACGTCAGCGCGCGATCATGCACCCGCAACCCGCGCCCGCTCGTACGATCGGCTAA
- the phaC gene encoding class II poly(R)-hydroxyalkanoic acid synthase: MTDKNNDDLKNQASENTLGLNPVIGIRGKDLLSSARIVLKQALKQPLHSAKHLAHFSIELKNVILGQSDLTPTDGDRRFADPAWSQNPLYRRYLQTYLAWRKELHDWVEHSNLSEQDASRGHFVINLMTEAMAPSNSMANPAAVKRFFETGGKSLLDGLSHLAQDIVNNGGMPSQVNMNAFEVGKNLATTDGAVIFRNDLLELIQYKPITEQVQERPLLVVPPQINKFYIFDLSPEKSVARFLLRNGVQTFVVSWRNPTKAHREWGLSTYIEALKEAIDVVTAVTGSKDINMLGACSGGLTTTSLLGHYAALGEKKVHALTLLVSVLDNRLETDVALFADEKSLELAKRRSYQAGVLEGSDMAKVFAWMRPNDLIWNYWVNNYLLGNEPPVFDILYWNNDTTRLPAALHGEFIDMFTSNPLIRPGALEVCGTPVDLKQVTCDLFCVAGTTDHITPWESCYKSANLFGGKVEFVLSNSGHIQSILNPVGNPKGRYMTNTEMPKDPKAWQASSTKHTDSWWLHWQVWLGERSGTQKKAPTQLGNKKYPAGEAAPGTYVHER, translated from the coding sequence ATGACTGATAAGAATAATGATGACCTGAAAAACCAGGCCTCCGAGAACACCCTGGGGCTTAACCCGGTGATCGGCATCCGTGGTAAAGATTTGCTCAGCTCCGCCCGCATTGTGCTCAAGCAAGCGCTTAAGCAACCGCTGCACAGCGCCAAACACCTGGCTCACTTCAGCATCGAGCTGAAGAACGTGATACTCGGCCAATCCGACCTCACGCCCACTGACGGCGACCGCCGCTTTGCCGACCCGGCCTGGAGTCAGAACCCGCTGTACCGTCGTTACCTGCAAACCTACCTGGCGTGGCGCAAAGAGCTGCATGACTGGGTCGAGCACAGCAACCTGTCTGAACAGGATGCCAGCCGTGGCCACTTCGTGATCAACCTGATGACCGAAGCCATGGCCCCCAGCAACAGCATGGCCAACCCGGCGGCGGTTAAACGTTTCTTCGAAACCGGCGGCAAGAGCTTGCTCGACGGTTTGTCGCACCTGGCCCAGGACATCGTTAATAACGGTGGCATGCCGAGCCAGGTCAACATGAATGCCTTCGAGGTTGGCAAAAACCTCGCCACCACCGATGGCGCCGTGATTTTCCGCAATGACCTACTGGAGCTGATTCAGTACAAGCCGATCACCGAGCAGGTGCAAGAGCGTCCGCTGCTGGTAGTACCGCCGCAAATCAACAAGTTCTACATCTTCGACCTATCACCGGAAAAAAGCGTCGCCCGCTTCCTGCTGCGCAATGGCGTGCAGACCTTCGTGGTGAGCTGGCGCAACCCGACCAAGGCGCACCGCGAATGGGGCCTGTCGACCTATATCGAAGCGCTGAAAGAAGCCATCGACGTGGTCACCGCGGTCACGGGCAGCAAGGACATCAACATGCTCGGGGCTTGCTCCGGCGGCCTCACCACCACCTCGCTGTTGGGCCATTACGCCGCGCTAGGTGAGAAGAAGGTGCATGCCCTGACCTTGCTGGTTAGCGTGCTGGATAACCGCCTGGAAACCGACGTGGCGCTGTTCGCTGACGAAAAAAGCCTGGAGTTGGCCAAGCGTCGCTCATACCAAGCCGGTGTGCTGGAAGGCAGCGACATGGCCAAAGTATTCGCCTGGATGCGCCCCAACGACCTGATTTGGAACTACTGGGTTAACAACTACCTGCTGGGCAATGAGCCGCCGGTGTTCGACATCCTCTACTGGAACAACGACACCACCCGTTTGCCCGCTGCTCTGCATGGCGAGTTTATCGACATGTTCACGTCCAACCCGCTGATTCGCCCTGGCGCATTGGAAGTCTGTGGCACGCCGGTCGACCTCAAACAAGTCACCTGCGACCTGTTTTGCGTGGCCGGCACCACCGACCACATCACCCCGTGGGAGTCGTGCTACAAGTCGGCCAACTTGTTCGGCGGCAAGGTCGAGTTCGTGCTATCCAACAGCGGGCATATCCAGAGCATTCTCAACCCGGTGGGCAATCCCAAAGGTCGCTACATGACCAACACCGAAATGCCCAAAGACCCGAAAGCCTGGCAAGCCAGCTCGACCAAGCACACCGATTCCTGGTGGCTGCATTGGCAGGTCTGGCTCGGCGAGCGCTCCGGCACACAGAAAAAAGCACCGACCCAACTGGGCAATAAGAAATACCCTGCCGGCGAAGCAGCTCCCGGCACTTACGTTCACGAACGTTGA
- a CDS encoding gamma-butyrobetaine hydroxylase-like domain-containing protein, which produces MRIPTAIKLHKASKTLELHYGADERYTLPAEFLRVHSPSAEVQGHGKPILQTGKLGVGLSKIEPAGNYALKLSFDDGHDSGLFTWDYLEQLACRQAELWNDYLATLSAAGKSRDPSESVVKLLL; this is translated from the coding sequence ATGCGTATCCCCACCGCAATAAAACTGCACAAAGCCTCGAAAACCCTGGAGCTGCACTACGGGGCCGACGAACGCTACACCCTGCCCGCCGAGTTCCTGCGCGTGCATTCACCGTCGGCTGAAGTGCAGGGCCACGGCAAACCCATCCTGCAAACCGGCAAGCTCGGCGTTGGCCTGAGCAAGATCGAACCCGCCGGCAACTACGCCCTCAAACTGAGCTTCGATGACGGCCACGACAGCGGACTGTTCACCTGGGATTACCTTGAGCAATTGGCTTGCCGCCAGGCTGAGTTGTGGAACGACTACCTCGCCACCCTGAGTGCCGCCGGTAAATCCCGCGATCCCAGCGAAAGCGTGGTTAAGTTGCTGCTGTGA
- the hslU gene encoding HslU--HslV peptidase ATPase subunit, which translates to MSMTPREIVHELNRHIIGQDDAKRAVAIALRNRWRRMQLPVELRAEVTPKNILMIGPTGVGKTEIARRLAKLANAPFIKVEATKFTEVGYVGRDVESIIRDLADAAIKMLREQEMIKVRHRAEDAAEERILDALLPPARTGFNEESAPGSDSNTRQLFRKRLREGQLDDKDIEIEVADAPAGIEIMTPPGMEEMTNQLQSLFSNMGKGKQKSRKLKVKEALKLVRDEEAARLVNEEELKAQALEAVEQNGIVFIDEIDKVAKRGNTSGADVSREGVQRDLLPLIEGCTVNTKLGMVKTDHILFIASGAFHLSKPSDLVPELQGRLPIRVELKALTPEDFERILTEPHASLTEQYAALLNTEGLGIQFVAEGIKRIAEIAYQVNEKTENIGARRLHTLLERLLEEVSFSAGDLAGQQNGTPIVIDAAYVNSHLGELAQDEDLSRYIL; encoded by the coding sequence ATGTCCATGACGCCCCGCGAGATCGTTCACGAGCTCAACCGCCACATCATCGGTCAGGACGACGCCAAGCGCGCTGTGGCCATCGCCCTGCGCAACCGCTGGCGGCGCATGCAGCTGCCGGTTGAGCTGCGCGCCGAGGTCACACCGAAGAACATCCTGATGATCGGCCCAACCGGCGTCGGCAAAACCGAAATCGCCCGACGCCTGGCCAAACTGGCCAACGCACCCTTTATCAAAGTGGAAGCGACCAAATTCACCGAGGTCGGTTATGTCGGCCGCGATGTCGAGTCGATCATCCGTGACCTGGCCGACGCCGCGATCAAAATGCTGCGCGAGCAGGAGATGATCAAGGTTCGTCACCGCGCCGAAGATGCTGCAGAGGAGCGCATCCTCGATGCCCTGCTGCCACCGGCCCGCACGGGTTTCAACGAGGAATCTGCGCCGGGCAGTGATTCCAACACCCGCCAGCTGTTCCGCAAGCGTCTGCGCGAAGGTCAGCTGGACGACAAGGACATTGAGATCGAAGTGGCCGACGCACCGGCCGGCATCGAAATCATGACCCCGCCGGGCATGGAGGAGATGACCAACCAGCTGCAAAGCCTGTTTTCCAACATGGGCAAGGGCAAGCAGAAGAGCCGCAAACTCAAGGTCAAAGAAGCACTCAAACTGGTGCGCGACGAAGAAGCCGCACGCCTGGTTAACGAGGAAGAACTCAAGGCTCAGGCCCTGGAAGCGGTGGAACAGAACGGTATCGTGTTTATCGACGAGATCGACAAGGTCGCCAAGCGCGGCAACACCAGCGGTGCCGATGTGTCCCGCGAAGGTGTACAGCGCGACCTGCTGCCACTGATCGAAGGCTGCACGGTGAACACCAAGCTGGGCATGGTCAAAACCGATCACATCCTGTTTATCGCCTCGGGGGCCTTCCACCTGAGCAAGCCGAGTGACCTGGTGCCCGAGCTGCAAGGCCGTCTGCCGATTCGCGTCGAGTTGAAAGCCCTGACCCCAGAAGACTTCGAGCGCATCCTCACCGAGCCGCACGCCTCGCTCACCGAGCAATACGCCGCGCTGCTGAACACCGAAGGCCTGGGCATCCAGTTCGTCGCCGAAGGCATCAAACGCATCGCCGAGATTGCCTACCAGGTCAACGAGAAGACCGAGAACATCGGTGCGCGCCGTCTGCACACCCTACTCGAACGCCTGCTTGAAGAAGTCTCCTTCAGCGCCGGCGATCTGGCCGGCCAGCAGAACGGCACGCCGATCGTGATCGACGCAGCCTACGTCAACAGCCACCTCGGTGAGCTGGCGCAGGATGAAGATCTGTCGCGCTATATTCTTTAA
- the hslV gene encoding ATP-dependent protease subunit HslV, producing MTTIVSVRRNGKVVMGGDGQVSLGNTVMKGNAKKVRRLYHGQVLAGFAGATADAFTLFERFEGQLEKHQGNLVRAAVELAKDWRTDRSLSRLEAMLAVANKDASLIITGNGDVVEPEHGLIAMGSGGGFAQAAAMALLQKTELSAREITETALNIAGSICVFTNQNLTIEEEDCADQTV from the coding sequence TTGACCACCATCGTTTCAGTGCGCCGCAACGGCAAAGTCGTCATGGGCGGCGACGGCCAGGTGTCCCTCGGCAATACCGTGATGAAAGGCAACGCGAAAAAAGTGCGTCGCCTGTACCACGGCCAAGTGCTGGCCGGTTTTGCCGGCGCCACCGCCGACGCCTTTACCCTGTTCGAACGTTTTGAAGGCCAACTGGAAAAACACCAAGGCAACTTGGTGCGCGCCGCTGTCGAGCTGGCCAAAGACTGGCGCACCGACCGCTCGTTGAGCCGCCTGGAAGCCATGCTGGCCGTGGCCAACAAAGACGCCTCCTTGATCATCACCGGCAACGGTGATGTGGTTGAGCCCGAACACGGCCTGATCGCCATGGGCTCCGGCGGCGGCTTCGCCCAAGCCGCGGCCATGGCTTTGCTGCAGAAAACCGAATTGAGCGCCCGTGAAATCACCGAAACCGCGCTGAACATTGCCGGCTCCATCTGTGTCTTCACCAATCAAAACCTAACTATCGAAGAAGAAGACTGCGCCGATCAGACCGTTTAA
- a CDS encoding SPOR domain-containing protein, giving the protein MAAKKKPAAKRGASRYQAPAKKPVPGWFWLVCGLVIGGFMVFLFSLEPGRDEIKRAKVEQARAAQASKAAAAKPASNEPTKPKYDFYTLLPESEVILPPQGIEPVEPPAQKPVTPEEAAKIDAARAEAALNGQVPPPPPVVAKGPVSSQFFLQAGSFRRKDDADSLRAQIILLGQSVQVESGTVREETWHRVLVGPFATREQLGQAQKSLAASGFSNLLLQQRQAQ; this is encoded by the coding sequence GTGGCGGCTAAAAAGAAACCCGCAGCCAAGCGCGGCGCCAGCCGCTACCAAGCCCCGGCGAAAAAACCGGTGCCGGGCTGGTTCTGGCTGGTTTGCGGCCTGGTGATCGGCGGTTTTATGGTGTTCCTGTTCAGCCTCGAACCGGGTCGCGATGAAATCAAGCGCGCCAAGGTTGAACAAGCGCGCGCCGCTCAGGCCAGTAAAGCCGCAGCGGCTAAGCCAGCCAGCAATGAGCCGACCAAGCCCAAGTACGACTTCTACACCCTGCTGCCGGAGTCGGAAGTCATCCTGCCGCCGCAAGGCATCGAGCCCGTCGAGCCACCGGCGCAAAAGCCTGTCACCCCGGAGGAAGCGGCGAAGATTGATGCCGCACGCGCCGAAGCCGCCCTCAACGGTCAGGTGCCACCACCGCCACCGGTGGTCGCCAAAGGCCCGGTTAGCTCGCAGTTCTTCCTGCAGGCCGGTTCGTTCCGCCGCAAGGACGACGCCGACAGCCTGCGTGCGCAGATCATCCTGCTCGGGCAGAGCGTGCAGGTCGAGTCTGGCACTGTGCGCGAAGAAACCTGGCACCGCGTCTTGGTCGGCCCCTTCGCCACCCGCGAACAGCTCGGCCAAGCGCAGAAATCCCTGGCTGCTAGCGGTTTTAGCAATCTGTTGTTACAGCAGCGCCAGGCGCAATAA
- the argS gene encoding arginine--tRNA ligase: MKDSIRHLIQQALTRLTADGVLPEGLSPAIQVENTKDKTHGDFASNIAMMLAKPAGMKPRDLAEKLIAALPADADISKVEIAGPGFLNFYQNIHALAVRLDALLADATLGVRKAGVAQRVVVDLSAPNLAKEMHVGHLRSTIIGDGVARVLEFLGDEVIRQNHVGDWGTQFGMLLAYMQENPGAAESELADLEGFYRAAKKRFDDSAEFAERARELVVQLQAGDAECLRLWHRFNDISLSHCQALYDRLGVKLSMADVKGESAYNDDLANVVADLKAKGLLSESDGAQCVFMEQFKNAEDNPLPLIVQKAGGGYLYATTDLAATRYRANVLKADRALYFVDQRQALHFQMVFTAARLAGFVPADMQLEHMGFGTMNGADGRPFKTRDGGTVKLVDLLDEAEERAYTLVKGKNPELDEAELRQIARAVGIGAVKYADLSKHRTSDYRFNFELMLSFEGNTAPYLLYAYTRVASVFRKLGKGFDEIGGQLNLQASHEIELAGKLAQFNEVLASVADKGEPHLLCAYLYDLAGLFSSFYENCPILSTEDEALRNSRLRLAALTGRTLKQGLELLGLETLERM; this comes from the coding sequence ATGAAAGACAGCATTCGCCACCTGATCCAGCAAGCCCTGACCCGCCTCACCGCCGACGGCGTGCTGCCTGAAGGCCTGAGCCCGGCCATTCAGGTGGAGAACACCAAGGATAAAACCCACGGCGACTTCGCTAGCAACATCGCCATGATGCTGGCCAAGCCAGCCGGCATGAAGCCGCGTGACCTGGCCGAGAAGCTGATTGCGGCGCTACCGGCCGATGCGGATATCAGCAAGGTCGAAATCGCTGGCCCGGGTTTCCTCAATTTTTATCAAAACATCCATGCCCTGGCCGTGCGCCTGGACGCCCTGCTGGCCGACGCCACGCTCGGCGTGCGCAAAGCCGGTGTGGCGCAGCGTGTGGTGGTCGATCTGTCGGCCCCCAACCTGGCCAAGGAAATGCACGTTGGCCATCTGCGCTCGACCATCATCGGTGACGGTGTGGCGCGGGTGCTGGAGTTTCTCGGTGACGAGGTGATCCGGCAGAATCACGTGGGTGACTGGGGCACTCAGTTCGGCATGTTGCTGGCTTATATGCAGGAGAACCCAGGCGCTGCCGAAAGCGAACTGGCCGACTTGGAAGGCTTCTACCGCGCCGCCAAGAAGCGTTTTGACGACTCCGCCGAATTCGCCGAACGCGCTCGCGAGCTGGTGGTGCAGTTGCAGGCCGGCGACGCTGAGTGCCTGCGCCTGTGGCACCGCTTCAACGATATCTCCCTGAGCCACTGCCAGGCGCTGTACGACCGCCTGGGCGTCAAACTGAGCATGGCCGACGTAAAAGGCGAAAGCGCCTACAACGACGATCTGGCCAACGTGGTCGCCGACCTCAAGGCCAAGGGCCTACTCAGCGAAAGCGACGGCGCGCAGTGCGTGTTTATGGAGCAGTTCAAGAACGCCGAAGACAACCCGCTGCCGCTGATCGTGCAGAAGGCTGGCGGCGGCTACCTGTACGCCACCACTGACCTGGCTGCTACCCGCTACCGCGCCAACGTGCTAAAGGCTGACCGCGCACTGTACTTCGTCGATCAGCGTCAGGCCCTGCACTTCCAGATGGTCTTCACTGCCGCGCGTCTGGCTGGCTTCGTCCCCGCTGACATGCAGCTGGAGCACATGGGCTTCGGCACCATGAACGGCGCCGACGGCCGCCCGTTCAAAACCCGCGACGGCGGCACAGTGAAATTGGTCGACCTGCTCGATGAAGCCGAAGAGCGCGCCTACACCCTGGTCAAGGGCAAGAATCCCGAGCTGGACGAGGCTGAGCTACGGCAAATCGCCCGCGCCGTGGGCATCGGCGCAGTGAAGTACGCGGACCTGTCCAAGCACCGCACCAGCGATTACCGCTTCAACTTCGAGTTAATGCTGAGCTTTGAGGGCAACACAGCGCCGTATCTGCTGTACGCCTACACCCGCGTGGCCAGCGTGTTCCGCAAGCTGGGCAAGGGTTTCGATGAAATCGGCGGCCAGCTCAACCTGCAAGCGTCCCATGAGATCGAGCTGGCCGGCAAACTCGCACAATTCAACGAAGTGCTCGCCAGCGTCGCGGACAAAGGCGAGCCGCACCTGCTGTGCGCCTATTTGTATGACCTGGCCGGGCTGTTCTCCAGTTTCTACGAAAACTGCCCGATCCTCTCCACCGAGGACGAAGCGCTGCGCAACAGCCGTCTGCGCCTGGCCGCCCTGACTGGCCGCACCCTCAAGCAGGGCCTTGAGTTGCTTGGCTTGGAAACTCTGGAGCGCATGTAA
- the betA gene encoding choline dehydrogenase produces MSQEFDYIIIGAGSAGNVLAARLSEDASVSVLLLEAGGPDYRQDFRTQMPAALAFPLQGRRYNWAYLTEPEPHMNNRRMECGRGKGLGGSSLINGMCYIRGNAMDYDGWAKEKGLENWSYLDCLPYFRKAETRDIGANAYHGGDGPVSVTTPKPGNNPLFHAMIEAGTQAGYPRTDDLNGYQQEGFGPMDRTVTPKGRRASTARGYLDQARARQNLTIVTHALTDRILFNGKRAIGVAYLKGDSNTATTVNARREVLLCSGAIASPQVLQRSGVGPAALLRELDIPLVHDLPGVGQNLQDHLEVYLQYACKQPVSLYPALQWWNQPMIGANWLFLGKGIGASNQFEAGGFIRSSADFEWPNIQYHFLPVAINYNGSNAVKEHGFQAHMGSMRSPSRGRIQVKSKDPREHPSILFNYMASEQDWREFRDGIRITRDIMAQSALDPYRGREISPGKDVQSDAELDTFIREHAETAYHPSCSCKMGEDAMAVVDGQGRVHGVQGLRVVDASIMPLIVTGNLNAPTIMMAEKIADKIRGRSPLPRSTAPYYVAGNAAARLTSQRSA; encoded by the coding sequence CCGGCTCTGCCGGTAACGTACTGGCCGCTCGCCTAAGCGAAGATGCCAGCGTCAGCGTGCTGCTGCTAGAAGCCGGCGGCCCCGATTACCGCCAGGATTTCCGCACCCAGATGCCAGCCGCGCTGGCCTTCCCGTTGCAGGGCCGGCGCTACAACTGGGCCTACCTGACCGAACCCGAACCGCACATGAACAACCGCCGTATGGAGTGCGGGCGCGGCAAGGGCCTGGGCGGTTCTTCCCTGATCAATGGCATGTGCTATATCCGCGGTAACGCCATGGATTACGACGGTTGGGCCAAAGAAAAGGGCCTGGAAAACTGGAGTTATCTGGATTGCCTGCCGTATTTTCGCAAGGCGGAAACCCGTGACATCGGCGCTAACGCCTACCACGGCGGTGATGGCCCGGTGAGCGTCACCACACCCAAGCCCGGCAATAATCCGCTGTTCCACGCCATGATCGAAGCCGGCACCCAGGCCGGTTACCCGCGCACGGATGACCTCAACGGTTACCAACAAGAAGGCTTCGGCCCGATGGACCGCACCGTCACCCCCAAGGGGCGCCGTGCCAGCACCGCGCGTGGCTACCTCGACCAAGCGCGCGCGCGACAGAACCTGACCATCGTCACCCATGCCTTAACCGACCGCATTCTCTTCAACGGCAAACGTGCCATTGGCGTTGCTTACCTCAAGGGCGACAGCAACACCGCGACCACCGTCAACGCGCGTCGCGAAGTGTTGCTGTGCAGTGGCGCGATTGCCTCACCGCAAGTGCTGCAACGCTCCGGCGTGGGCCCAGCGGCGCTGCTGCGCGAGCTGGACATCCCATTGGTGCATGACCTACCCGGCGTCGGCCAGAATCTGCAAGACCACCTGGAGGTGTACCTGCAATACGCCTGCAAACAGCCGGTGTCGCTGTACCCTGCGTTGCAATGGTGGAATCAGCCGATGATTGGCGCCAACTGGCTGTTCCTCGGCAAGGGCATCGGCGCCAGCAACCAATTCGAGGCGGGCGGTTTTATCCGTTCCAGTGCAGATTTCGAGTGGCCGAACATCCAGTACCACTTCCTGCCGGTGGCGATTAACTACAACGGCAGCAACGCCGTGAAGGAGCACGGCTTCCAGGCGCACATGGGTTCCATGCGCTCGCCCAGCCGTGGCCGCATCCAGGTCAAATCCAAGGACCCGCGCGAGCACCCGAGCATCCTCTTCAACTACATGGCCAGCGAGCAGGACTGGCGCGAGTTCCGCGACGGCATCCGCATCACCCGCGACATCATGGCGCAGTCGGCACTGGACCCCTATCGCGGCCGCGAGATCAGCCCAGGTAAAGACGTGCAAAGCGATGCTGAGCTGGACACCTTTATCCGCGAGCATGCGGAAACCGCTTACCACCCGTCGTGTTCCTGCAAGATGGGCGAAGACGCCATGGCAGTGGTCGACGGCCAGGGCCGGGTGCACGGTGTGCAGGGTTTGCGCGTGGTGGATGCGTCAATCATGCCGCTGATCGTCACCGGTAATCTGAATGCCCCCACCATCATGATGGCCGAGAAGATTGCCGACAAAATCCGCGGCCGCAGCCCTTTGCCGCGCAGCACGGCGCCTTATTACGTGGCCGGCAACGCCGCGGCGCGCCTAACCTCGCAGCGCTCTGCTTAG